Proteins from a genomic interval of Desulfovibrio piger:
- a CDS encoding HNH endonuclease signature motif containing protein: MARKPLVLKQDEKTGCIVPVSHKLNSDGYFRKRIEGKLRMYHIYVWEKHNGPVPSDFEVHHVCGNRACCNPDHLEVLPSQEHTTHGNRQRYISRYFEASLYWEEHRCTGTALGEKFGVTFSTACEWVRNWKGKVQRLSSNGVEPREVAVMLARSARQKMCHFLMI; this comes from the coding sequence ATGGCACGAAAACCCCTCGTTTTGAAACAGGACGAGAAAACAGGATGTATTGTTCCCGTCTCACACAAACTCAACTCTGATGGTTATTTCAGGAAACGTATAGAAGGCAAGCTCCGTATGTACCACATTTATGTTTGGGAAAAACATAACGGGCCTGTACCTTCTGACTTTGAAGTACATCACGTCTGCGGCAACAGGGCGTGCTGTAACCCTGACCATCTTGAGGTTCTCCCGTCTCAGGAACATACAACTCACGGGAACAGGCAGCGGTATATCAGTCGGTATTTTGAGGCGTCTCTTTATTGGGAAGAGCATCGCTGCACTGGTACTGCGCTTGGGGAAAAGTTTGGTGTGACGTTTTCAACGGCGTGCGAATGGGTACGCAACTGGAAAGGGAAGGTGCAGAGACTATCCAGTAATGGAGTAGAGCCGCGTGAAGTTGCCGTCATGCTCGCTCGAAGCGCAAGGCAGAAGATGTGCCATTTTCTGATGATATAG
- a CDS encoding DUF3310 domain-containing protein — protein sequence MGTSCNALICCEHCAYAGRRGNEEPCKQCSGHSAFVLDISVLNAALAETKATPASAPVAKPAHYSGMAVDVIDFCLRNGIPYPEGNIIKYVCRWRKKGGIADLEKARDYLDRLIAHEKSEGAIHA from the coding sequence ATGGGAACCTCCTGCAATGCGCTGATTTGCTGTGAACACTGCGCCTATGCCGGACGCCGGGGTAACGAAGAGCCCTGCAAACAATGCAGTGGACATTCCGCTTTCGTCCTCGACATCTCGGTCCTCAACGCCGCTCTGGCGGAAACCAAGGCCACGCCTGCCTCCGCTCCGGTGGCCAAGCCCGCCCACTACAGTGGCATGGCCGTGGATGTCATCGACTTCTGCCTGCGCAACGGCATCCCCTATCCCGAAGGCAACATCATCAAGTATGTTTGCCGCTGGCGCAAGAAGGGCGGCATCGCCGACCTTGAGAAGGCCCGCGACTACCTCGACCGCCTCATCGCTCACGAGAAAAGCGAAGGAGCCATCCATGCCTAA
- a CDS encoding nucleoside triphosphate pyrophosphohydrolase family protein, protein MPKHNDGLAMLAQFMTAMGQPVSQGWDDRSGAELGMKLIAEEACELEQAFRGLWGVAPLPAAEGRANFVKELADLIYVCYWLAARLGIDINEALRLVHESNMSKLDPETGKALKRADGKVLKGPAYHAPDLGHVVRSVPVTLN, encoded by the coding sequence ATGCCTAAGCACAACGACGGCCTCGCCATGCTGGCCCAATTCATGACGGCTATGGGCCAGCCCGTCTCCCAGGGCTGGGATGACAGGAGCGGTGCGGAACTGGGCATGAAGCTCATCGCCGAGGAAGCCTGCGAACTGGAACAGGCCTTCCGGGGGCTTTGGGGGGTCGCTCCCCTGCCCGCCGCCGAAGGCCGGGCCAACTTCGTGAAGGAGCTGGCCGACCTCATCTACGTTTGCTACTGGCTGGCCGCCCGCCTGGGCATCGACATCAACGAGGCCCTGCGCCTCGTGCATGAATCCAACATGTCCAAGCTGGACCCGGAAACGGGCAAGGCCCTCAAGCGGGCCGACGGCAAGGTCCTGAAAGGCCCGGCCTACCATGCCCCGGACCTCGGCCATGTGGTCAGGTCCGTCCCCGTTACCCTCAACTAG
- a CDS encoding ATP-binding protein yields MESLNVKQPTLYIMLGLPGAGKSTYVNTKLVPEGVQVICADDLRAAHGHRYYGPLEQQIHGMAYTFARAHMLRGLDVVVDECTVRASYVKRWKQLAEDMRYQVKVIHLTTPKDVCVERRRTNTPDFPLEVIGMKKSNLDFQLPLIKEALKPYEYMEVSE; encoded by the coding sequence ATGGAATCTCTGAATGTGAAACAGCCCACCCTCTACATCATGCTGGGCCTGCCTGGCGCGGGCAAAAGCACCTATGTGAACACCAAGCTGGTGCCTGAGGGCGTCCAGGTCATCTGTGCCGACGACCTCCGTGCCGCCCACGGCCACCGCTACTACGGCCCCCTGGAGCAGCAGATTCACGGTATGGCCTACACCTTCGCCCGTGCCCATATGCTGCGCGGTCTGGACGTGGTGGTGGATGAATGCACCGTCCGCGCTTCCTATGTGAAACGCTGGAAGCAGCTCGCCGAGGACATGCGCTATCAGGTGAAGGTCATCCACCTGACCACTCCCAAGGATGTCTGCGTGGAACGGCGTCGCACCAACACCCCCGACTTTCCTCTGGAGGTCATCGGCATGAAAAAGAGCAACCTCGACTTCCAGCTCCCGCTCATCAAGGAAGCTCTGAAACCTTATGAATACATGGAAGTAAGCGAGTGA
- the nrdD gene encoding anaerobic ribonucleoside-triphosphate reductase, which yields MELHQSFDPAFTALIEKLRKQSPAELFALSGISPEQLDINHMARDFFRSSNRKGAATADHSIDPNANVSGRDVITFNYEVPKAYMKLNSLYNLWLSLRDGFDEETADLAIKSEVDGLLYINDSWDIGRPYCFNYSMYDIALEGLKMGGRLNIVPAKSLATFLRQVEQFTVYAANSTLGATGLADLLIVASRYIDDILTTGYDNHVKIGKEERVWTYVAEQLTSLIYTLNWEFRGNQSPFTNVSVYDDNFLAQLAPAYVINDKAPRIETVKKVQDVFLSCFNQVLERDPATFPVVTACFSLAEDGKELADPAFVKHIANHNLKFGFINIYVGETSTLSSCCRLRSNINDLGYANSFGAGSTKIGSLGVATLNLPTLARAASAETAGKDNESAVTEMLDAVEAVAMMAAFINHAKRRFIADRIERGSLPLYKLGYMDLKRQFSTCGFTGLYEALHILGYDLREPEGLKVAKRILETINATNECMTEQLGTPHNMEQVPGESSAVKLARKDTILGKNPEGWALYSNQFIPLWEEGVDMLDRIRIQGELDGYCTGGAICHLNVADRIEKPEVMEALIHHAAASGVVYFAINYAINRCEAGHMTVGHGDDTCPVCGKPIADTFTRVVGFLTNTKHWNVTRREHDWPHRAFLKAKG from the coding sequence ATGGAACTTCACCAGTCTTTCGACCCGGCTTTCACGGCCCTGATTGAAAAGCTCCGCAAACAATCCCCTGCGGAGCTTTTTGCTTTGTCGGGCATCTCCCCTGAGCAGCTCGACATCAATCACATGGCGCGGGATTTCTTCCGCTCTTCCAACCGCAAGGGCGCGGCCACGGCTGACCACAGCATCGACCCCAACGCCAACGTCAGCGGCAGGGATGTCATCACCTTCAATTATGAAGTGCCCAAGGCGTACATGAAGCTGAACTCCCTGTACAACCTGTGGCTCTCCCTGCGTGATGGGTTCGACGAGGAGACCGCCGACCTCGCCATCAAGAGTGAGGTGGACGGCCTGCTCTACATCAATGACAGTTGGGACATCGGGCGTCCCTACTGCTTCAATTACTCCATGTACGACATCGCCCTGGAGGGCCTGAAGATGGGGGGGCGTCTCAACATCGTCCCGGCCAAGAGCCTTGCCACCTTCTTGCGGCAGGTGGAGCAATTCACGGTCTACGCCGCCAACAGCACCCTGGGGGCCACCGGCCTTGCCGACCTGCTCATCGTTGCGTCCCGGTACATCGACGACATCCTGACCACCGGCTACGACAATCACGTCAAAATCGGCAAGGAAGAGCGCGTCTGGACCTATGTGGCCGAACAGCTCACCTCGCTCATCTACACGCTCAACTGGGAGTTCCGGGGCAACCAGAGCCCGTTCACCAACGTGAGCGTCTATGACGACAACTTCCTTGCCCAGCTCGCGCCCGCCTACGTCATCAACGACAAGGCCCCCCGTATCGAGACCGTGAAGAAGGTGCAGGACGTTTTCCTCTCCTGCTTCAATCAGGTTCTCGAACGGGACCCCGCCACCTTCCCTGTGGTGACGGCCTGCTTCTCCCTGGCTGAAGACGGCAAGGAACTGGCCGACCCGGCCTTCGTCAAACACATCGCCAACCACAACCTGAAATTCGGTTTCATCAACATCTACGTTGGCGAGACCAGCACCCTTTCGTCTTGCTGCCGTCTGCGGTCGAACATCAACGACCTCGGCTATGCCAATTCGTTTGGGGCTGGCAGCACCAAGATTGGCAGTCTCGGTGTGGCCACGCTCAACCTGCCCACCCTTGCGCGGGCGGCTTCCGCAGAGACCGCCGGCAAAGACAATGAGTCCGCTGTCACGGAGATGCTGGATGCTGTTGAGGCGGTGGCCATGATGGCGGCCTTCATCAACCACGCCAAACGCCGCTTCATCGCCGACCGTATCGAACGCGGCAGCCTGCCGCTGTACAAGCTCGGCTACATGGACCTGAAGCGCCAGTTCTCCACCTGCGGCTTCACCGGTCTGTACGAGGCCCTCCACATCTTAGGCTATGACCTGCGCGAGCCGGAAGGCCTGAAGGTCGCCAAGCGCATCCTTGAAACCATCAATGCGACCAATGAGTGCATGACGGAACAGCTTGGCACCCCCCACAACATGGAGCAGGTCCCCGGCGAATCCAGCGCCGTCAAGCTGGCCCGCAAAGACACCATCCTGGGCAAGAATCCCGAAGGCTGGGCGCTGTACTCCAACCAGTTCATCCCCCTCTGGGAAGAGGGCGTCGATATGCTGGACCGCATCCGCATCCAGGGTGAACTGGACGGCTACTGCACCGGCGGCGCCATCTGCCACCTCAACGTGGCCGACCGCATCGAGAAGCCGGAAGTCATGGAAGCCCTTATCCATCATGCAGCCGCCTCCGGCGTGGTGTACTTCGCCATCAACTACGCCATCAACCGCTGCGAGGCGGGCCACATGACCGTGGGCCACGGCGATGACACCTGCCCCGTCTGCGGCAAACCCATCGCCGACACCTTCACCCGTGTCGTGGGATTCCTCACCAACACCAAACATTGGAACGTCACTCGCCGCGAACATGATTGGCCGCACAGGGCGTTCCTCAAAGCAAAGGGGTAG
- a CDS encoding 4Fe-4S cluster-binding domain-containing protein: protein MFRIIGSEINLRHSALEVYVSGCTRDCPGCHNPEAQAFGHGARWDKWLAAHRYKLGTGTFRNVWILGGDLLCQTEPAEVEEFLRSLRRLMPESMDLWLWTGADRKDVPGYVLRHIDWLKTGPYMRELPEKTVALPDGSALLLASENQELSRVSSPRSL, encoded by the coding sequence ATGTTTCGCATCATCGGCTCCGAGATAAACCTGCGCCACAGTGCGCTGGAAGTATACGTCTCCGGCTGCACCCGTGATTGTCCCGGTTGCCACAACCCGGAGGCCCAGGCCTTCGGCCACGGGGCGCGCTGGGACAAATGGCTTGCGGCCCACCGCTACAAGCTGGGCACGGGCACCTTCCGCAACGTCTGGATTCTTGGGGGCGACCTCCTGTGCCAGACGGAGCCTGCGGAAGTCGAAGAGTTCCTGCGCTCCCTGCGCCGCCTCATGCCCGAAAGCATGGACCTGTGGCTGTGGACTGGCGCGGACAGGAAAGATGTACCGGGCTATGTGCTGCGGCATATCGACTGGCTCAAAACCGGTCCCTACATGCGTGAGCTGCCGGAAAAGACCGTGGCGTTACCTGACGGCTCCGCCCTTCTCCTTGCCTCTGAAAACCAGGAGTTGTCCCGTGTATCCTCCCCTCGTTCCCTCTGA
- a CDS encoding portal protein, whose translation MASPSPANDTGGQTSSSRYEALAVDRQPYLDRARDCSALTLPYLIPRDDDPNGKKLPSLYQSVGANGVTNLASKLLMTMLPPNEPCFRLRVNNMVMEQEVEDEGDREFQTKINKALSRVEQAVLADIESTADRPVVHEANMHLIVGGNVLFHNDGKSGLRMFPLSRYVVDRDSAGTPVEIIVRETVSIHALPEDFLASLKELEGDTGAQVSKLLEARPGDGKDEVDIYTHLRREAGLWKVRQEVFGHEVPGSTGSYKPEVCPWFPVRMYSIAGENYGRGFVEQQLGDLTSLESLNQAMVEGAIVSSKMLFFVEPNSVTSARAVAEASNGDVLEGRGDDVSCLQVQKGADFQVVAAKIQAIEQSLKTAFLMVDGMRRDKERVTAEEIRMIAQELEAGLGGVYTTVAQEFQLPYIRSRMAAMTKQKRLPKLPKELVTPAIVTGFEAIGRGTDKNKLMEFLQAGATTFGDSFLGLLNPHNAVERLASAMGITTEGLVKTPEELQAEQEQAQQMAQQQSMLENLGPEAVRQGGGMLNQAFAASQQNSNGGNNG comes from the coding sequence GTGGCCTCTCCATCCCCCGCTAACGATACCGGCGGCCAGACCTCCAGCTCCCGCTACGAGGCCCTGGCCGTTGACCGCCAGCCCTACCTTGACCGGGCTCGCGACTGTTCCGCCCTCACCCTTCCCTACCTCATCCCCCGCGACGACGACCCCAACGGCAAAAAGCTCCCCTCGCTCTACCAGAGCGTGGGGGCCAACGGGGTGACGAACCTCGCTTCCAAGCTCCTGATGACCATGCTCCCGCCCAACGAGCCCTGCTTCCGGCTGCGGGTCAACAACATGGTCATGGAGCAGGAGGTGGAGGATGAAGGGGACAGGGAGTTCCAGACCAAAATCAACAAGGCCCTGTCCCGTGTGGAGCAGGCCGTCCTCGCGGACATTGAATCCACGGCGGACCGCCCCGTGGTCCATGAGGCCAACATGCACCTCATCGTCGGGGGCAATGTCCTGTTCCACAACGACGGCAAAAGTGGCCTGCGCATGTTCCCCCTGTCCCGCTATGTGGTGGACAGGGACAGCGCCGGGACGCCCGTCGAAATCATCGTCAGGGAGACCGTCAGCATCCACGCCCTGCCGGAAGACTTCCTGGCCTCCCTCAAGGAACTGGAAGGCGATACCGGGGCGCAGGTGTCCAAACTGCTGGAAGCACGCCCCGGTGACGGCAAGGACGAAGTGGACATCTACACCCACCTCCGCCGTGAGGCCGGTCTGTGGAAAGTCAGGCAGGAGGTCTTTGGCCACGAGGTTCCCGGTTCCACCGGCAGCTACAAGCCGGAGGTGTGCCCTTGGTTCCCCGTCCGCATGTACAGCATCGCGGGTGAGAACTACGGGCGGGGCTTCGTGGAACAGCAGCTCGGCGACCTGACCAGCCTCGAATCTCTGAACCAGGCGATGGTCGAAGGTGCCATCGTCTCTTCCAAGATGCTCTTCTTCGTGGAACCCAACTCCGTCACCAGCGCCCGTGCCGTGGCCGAAGCGTCCAACGGCGACGTGCTGGAAGGACGGGGCGATGACGTGTCCTGTCTCCAGGTCCAGAAAGGGGCCGACTTCCAGGTGGTGGCCGCCAAGATTCAGGCCATCGAGCAGTCCCTCAAGACCGCCTTCCTCATGGTGGACGGTATGCGCCGGGACAAGGAGCGCGTCACGGCGGAAGAGATTCGCATGATTGCCCAGGAGCTGGAAGCGGGGCTTGGGGGTGTCTACACCACCGTGGCCCAGGAGTTCCAGCTCCCCTACATCCGCAGCCGCATGGCCGCCATGACCAAACAGAAACGGCTCCCCAAACTCCCCAAGGAGCTTGTCACCCCCGCCATCGTCACCGGCTTCGAGGCCATCGGGCGCGGCACGGACAAGAACAAGCTCATGGAGTTCCTGCAAGCCGGAGCGACGACTTTCGGGGATTCCTTCCTCGGACTGCTCAATCCCCACAACGCCGTCGAACGGCTGGCCTCGGCTATGGGCATCACCACCGAGGGCCTGGTCAAGACCCCTGAGGAACTTCAGGCGGAACAGGAGCAGGCGCAGCAGATGGCCCAGCAGCAGTCCATGCTGGAGAACCTGGGACCGGAAGCCGTCAGACAGGGCGGCGGGATGCTGAACCAGGCATTCGCCGCCAGCCAGCAAAACAGCAACGGAGGAAACAATGGCTAA
- a CDS encoding capsid assembly protein, with protein MSENNVSSIDAPYEVAGPEDPKAGEGGGKEHADASVAADAPAEGGVEAQENDGKEGEEQQVKEGDNESPEVLERISKATKEEAAEALKENGLDFTKFEREYMASGDLSEESYKELEKAGITKKHVEAYLRGNEALMNQTVTDITSMAGGMESYQAMTAWAARNMPKEDVDAYNEAMNSGNIPLIKMAVSGLVARYQASEGAEPVLLGGRAPAARSGGVAGYASKEEMVAAMRDPRYGKDSAYTREVERKTGASTFFGY; from the coding sequence ATGAGTGAAAACAACGTGTCCAGCATCGATGCCCCCTATGAAGTCGCCGGTCCTGAAGACCCCAAAGCCGGTGAGGGAGGCGGCAAGGAACATGCTGATGCTTCTGTGGCTGCTGACGCTCCCGCTGAGGGAGGCGTGGAGGCACAGGAAAACGACGGGAAGGAAGGGGAAGAGCAGCAGGTAAAGGAGGGGGACAACGAATCCCCCGAAGTCCTGGAGCGCATTTCCAAGGCGACCAAAGAAGAAGCCGCCGAGGCCCTGAAAGAGAACGGCCTCGACTTCACCAAGTTCGAGCGGGAATACATGGCTTCCGGTGACTTGAGCGAGGAATCCTACAAGGAGCTGGAAAAGGCGGGCATCACCAAGAAGCACGTCGAGGCCTACCTGCGCGGCAATGAAGCCCTGATGAACCAGACCGTTACGGACATCACCAGCATGGCCGGGGGCATGGAGAGCTATCAGGCCATGACCGCGTGGGCGGCCAGGAACATGCCGAAGGAAGATGTCGATGCCTATAACGAGGCCATGAACTCCGGCAACATCCCGCTCATCAAGATGGCCGTGTCCGGCCTCGTGGCCCGCTACCAGGCCTCGGAAGGCGCGGAACCCGTCCTGCTGGGCGGTCGTGCCCCGGCGGCCCGCTCCGGCGGTGTGGCCGGGTATGCCTCCAAGGAAGAGATGGTGGCCGCCATGCGGGACCCCCGCTACGGCAAGGACAGCGCCTACACCCGCGAGGTGGAACGCAAGACCGGCGCTTCCACCTTCTTCGGTTACTAG
- a CDS encoding lysozyme, which translates to MFLISILISTALAFQNPDILTITKHYEGFRSKPYLCPAGVTTIGYGHTGGDVTLSTPPVNEAEAEALLIVDLTTAALAVIRHAGGYLSQSDTPEEAARRLVALTSWTFNLGEGNLLSSTMLKRIKALDWEGAAREMLRWDKATVNGKKVSLAGLTKRRKTESHYFKTGELRFDF; encoded by the coding sequence GTGTTCCTCATAAGTATCCTCATTTCCACCGCGCTGGCCTTCCAGAACCCCGACATCCTGACCATCACCAAACACTACGAGGGCTTCCGCTCCAAACCCTACCTCTGCCCTGCCGGGGTCACCACCATCGGCTACGGGCATACCGGGGGCGACGTGACCCTCTCCACCCCTCCCGTCAATGAAGCCGAGGCCGAGGCCCTGCTCATCGTGGACCTGACCACCGCCGCCCTGGCCGTCATCCGGCACGCGGGCGGGTACCTCTCCCAAAGCGACACCCCGGAGGAAGCGGCCCGCCGTCTGGTGGCCCTCACCTCCTGGACCTTCAATCTTGGCGAAGGCAACCTGCTGTCCTCCACCATGCTCAAGCGCATCAAGGCGCTGGACTGGGAAGGGGCGGCCCGCGAGATGCTGCGTTGGGACAAGGCCACCGTCAACGGCAAAAAGGTTTCTCTGGCCGGTCTCACCAAACGCCGCAAGACCGAATCCCACTACTTCAAAACAGGCGAACTCCGCTTCGATTTCTGA
- a CDS encoding phage capsid protein, which translates to MAENLTLSLPGQKNLAGESDALFMKTFTGEVMTAFEERNVMKDLHRVRTIDHGKSASFALLGKAAARYHTPGTAILGSNKIATEERVINIDDLLIADVAIYDLDDAKNHYDVRQEYSKQLGWALAREFDKKTMRVGVLAARAKGLIDGEPGGSVIKGGPTVETNGEVLAEAMFSCAQIFDEKDITEWERTLIVKPAQYYLLAQTTKVLNRDWGGAGVYADGSVLKVAGIQIIKSNNLPNTNVTKVTGEKNDYSGDFTNTVALCLQKEAIGTVKLKDLTVEKSGSDFHIMYQSTMMVGKYAMGHGILRPGCAIEISKEAA; encoded by the coding sequence ATGGCTGAAAACCTGACCCTTTCCCTCCCCGGTCAAAAGAACCTTGCCGGTGAAAGCGATGCCCTCTTCATGAAGACCTTCACCGGCGAAGTGATGACCGCCTTTGAAGAGCGCAACGTCATGAAGGACCTGCATCGCGTCCGCACCATCGACCACGGCAAGTCCGCCAGCTTCGCCCTGCTGGGCAAGGCGGCTGCCCGCTACCACACCCCCGGCACCGCCATCCTCGGCAGCAACAAGATTGCCACCGAAGAGCGTGTCATCAACATCGACGACCTGCTCATCGCCGACGTGGCCATCTACGACCTGGATGACGCCAAGAACCACTACGACGTGCGTCAGGAATACTCCAAGCAGCTCGGCTGGGCTCTGGCCCGCGAGTTCGACAAGAAGACCATGCGTGTGGGCGTCCTGGCCGCCCGTGCCAAGGGCCTCATCGACGGCGAACCCGGTGGCTCCGTCATCAAGGGCGGCCCCACCGTGGAGACCAACGGCGAGGTGCTGGCCGAGGCCATGTTCTCCTGCGCCCAGATTTTCGATGAAAAGGACATCACCGAATGGGAACGTACTCTTATCGTTAAACCTGCGCAGTACTACCTGCTGGCCCAGACCACCAAGGTGCTGAATCGCGACTGGGGCGGTGCCGGTGTTTACGCCGATGGTTCCGTCCTCAAGGTGGCCGGTATCCAGATTATCAAGTCCAACAACCTGCCCAACACCAACGTCACGAAGGTCACCGGCGAAAAGAACGACTACAGCGGCGACTTCACCAACACCGTGGCCCTCTGTCTCCAGAAGGAAGCCATCGGCACCGTGAAGCTGAAGGACCTGACCGTGGAGAAGTCCGGTTCCGACTTCCATATCATGTACCAGTCCACCATGATGGTGGGCAAATACGCCATGGGGCACGGCATCCTGCGCCCCGGCTGCGCCATCGAAATCTCCAAGGAAGCCGCCTAG
- a CDS encoding virion core protein, T7 gp14 family: MCDGGAFSIPIASLLIGTASAVANGQAQAQQAQAQAAYQEAQAAEYARTAELNNQAAIREYTEQSAAERISQMQEQAAAGQQAQDVQKEMLQKKGTMLASTNAAGMALDYLMADYEREQANRKDSIRHQYEMNSVGHELNLSSFKDKAQNRINSQQNYITQGTSFNSGMNTLGTILGIGGAAVGAYDKYDKYNRHTDITSTASKKRG; encoded by the coding sequence ATGTGCGATGGAGGCGCGTTTTCCATCCCCATTGCCTCCCTGCTCATCGGCACAGCCTCCGCCGTGGCCAACGGACAGGCACAAGCCCAGCAGGCACAGGCACAGGCCGCCTATCAGGAGGCCCAGGCAGCGGAATACGCCCGCACGGCGGAGCTGAACAATCAGGCCGCCATCCGGGAATACACCGAACAATCCGCCGCCGAACGCATCAGCCAGATGCAGGAACAGGCAGCGGCCGGCCAGCAGGCCCAGGATGTCCAAAAGGAGATGCTGCAAAAGAAAGGCACCATGCTGGCTTCCACCAACGCCGCAGGCATGGCCCTGGACTACCTCATGGCCGACTATGAACGCGAGCAGGCCAACAGGAAGGACAGCATCCGCCACCAGTACGAGATGAACTCCGTGGGGCATGAGCTGAACCTGTCCTCCTTCAAGGACAAGGCCCAGAACCGCATCAACTCCCAGCAGAACTACATCACCCAGGGAACGTCCTTCAACAGCGGCATGAACACCCTGGGCACCATCCTCGGCATCGGTGGCGCTGCCGTCGGGGCCTATGACAAGTATGACAAATACAACAGGCATACCGACATCACCTCTACCGCCAGCAAGAAGAGAGGATAA